A genomic region of Venturia canescens isolate UGA chromosome 9, ASM1945775v1, whole genome shotgun sequence contains the following coding sequences:
- the Tm2 gene encoding tropomyosin-1, giving the protein MDAIKKKMQAMKLEKDNAMDKADTCEGQAKEANMRADKVLEEVGDLRKKLQQVEADLATNRGNLEQANKDLEEREKSLTNAESEVAALNRKVQLIEEDLERSEERSNTASTKLAEASQAADESSRMCKVLENRAQQDEERMDQLTNQLKEARLLAEDADGKSDEVSRKLAFVEDELEVAEDRVKSGEAKIMELEEELKVVGNSLKSLEVSEEKANQRVEEFKRQLKTLTVKLKEAEARAEFAEKTVKKLQKEVDRLEDELGINKDRYKSLADEMDSTFAELAGY; this is encoded by the exons ATGGACGCGATCAAGAAGAAGATGCAAGCGATGAAGCTTGAGAAGGACAATGCGATGGACAAAGCGGATACCTGCGAAGGTCAGGCGAAAGAGGCGAATATGAGAGCCGACAAAGTTCTGGAGGAAGTCGGTGATTTGCGCAAAAAGTTGCAACAAGTTGAAGCCGATCTTGCCACCAACAGGGGTAACCTTGAACAGGCTAACAAGGACCTCGAAGAACGCGAAAAGTCTCTGACCAAC GCCGAGTCCGAGGTCGCTGCTTTGAACAGAAAAGTTCAACTGATCGAGGAGGATCTTGAGCGTTCGGAAGAGCGTTCCAACACCGCCTCGACCAAACTCGCCGAGGCTTCTCAAGCTGCTGATGAGTCGAGCCG TATGTGCAAAGTATTGGAGAACCGTGCTCAGCAAGATGAGGAACGAATGGATCAGCTGACGAATCAACTCAAAGAAGCCCGTCTCCTTGCTGAAGACGCTGACGGAAAATCCGACGAAGTTTCTCGCAAGTTGGCCTTCGTTGAGGACGAACTCGAGGTTGCTGAAGACCGTGTTAAGTCTGGAGAAGC TAAGATCATGGAATTGGAAGAGGAACTCAAGGTCGTTGGTAACAGCTTGAAATCCTTGGAAGTGTCGGAAGAAAAG GCAAACCAAAGAGTCGAAGAATTCAAACGGCAGTTGAAAACTCTGACCGTCAAGCTAAAAGAGGCCGAGGCTCGTGCCGAATTTGCGGAGAAGACAGTAAAGAAATTGCAGAAGGAGGTTGACAGGCTCGAAG ACGAGCTTGGAATCAACAAGGACAGATATAAGTCCTTGGCGGACGAAATGGACTCGACCTTCGCGGAATTGGcaggatattaa